One Campylobacter lari DNA segment encodes these proteins:
- the rplB gene encoding 50S ribosomal protein L2, with product MAIKTYKPYTPSRRYITGVSSDDITAKASVRSLLVKLPAHAGRNNNGRITSRHKEAGAKKLYRIIDFKRRKFGIEGKVEAIEYDPYRNCRIALISYRDGEKRYILQPKGLSVGDVVCAAESGLDIKPGNAMKLRNIPVGTIVHNIELKPGKGGQMIRSAGAYAQLMGKEEKYVILRLASGEMRQVLAECMASIGEVGNEEWSNVTIGKAGRNRHRGIRPQTRGSAMNPVDHPHGGGEGKKNSGRHPVTPWGKPTKGAKTRRKKASDKLIISRRKGK from the coding sequence ATGGCAATTAAAACTTATAAACCATATACTCCAAGTAGAAGATACATCACAGGTGTAAGCTCTGATGATATCACAGCGAAAGCTAGTGTGCGTTCATTACTTGTAAAACTTCCAGCTCATGCAGGTCGTAACAATAATGGTAGAATCACAAGCCGTCATAAAGAAGCAGGTGCTAAAAAACTTTACAGAATTATAGATTTTAAAAGAAGAAAATTTGGTATTGAAGGTAAAGTTGAAGCAATCGAGTACGATCCATACAGAAATTGTCGTATTGCATTAATCTCTTATAGAGATGGTGAAAAAAGATACATCTTACAACCAAAAGGTTTAAGTGTTGGTGATGTTGTTTGTGCTGCTGAAAGCGGACTTGACATTAAACCAGGTAATGCAATGAAATTAAGAAACATCCCAGTGGGTACTATCGTACACAATATTGAGTTAAAGCCAGGTAAAGGCGGTCAAATGATCCGTTCAGCAGGTGCTTATGCTCAATTAATGGGTAAAGAAGAAAAATACGTTATCTTAAGACTTGCAAGTGGTGAAATGAGACAAGTTTTAGCTGAATGTATGGCAAGTATCGGTGAAGTTGGCAATGAAGAATGGTCAAACGTGACTATCGGTAAAGCAGGTAGAAATCGCCATAGAGGTATTCGTCCTCAAACAAGAGGTTCTGCGATGAACCCAGTTGATCACCCGCACGGTGGGGGTGAAGGTAAGAAAAATTCAGGCCGTCATCCAGTTACTCCATGGGGTAAACCAACTAAAGGTGCTAAAACTCGCCGTAAAAAAGCTAGCGATAAGCTAATAATTTCAAGAAGAAAAGGAAAGTAA
- a CDS encoding 50S ribosomal protein L23 — translation MADITDIKTILYTEKSLNLQEQGVVVIQTSPKMTKNGLKEVLREYFGVTPVRINSLKMDGKVKRFRGREGQRNSFKKFYVKLPEGVSLESSEA, via the coding sequence ATGGCAGATATTACTGATATAAAAACAATACTTTACACTGAAAAAAGCTTAAACCTTCAAGAGCAAGGTGTTGTAGTTATTCAAACTTCTCCAAAAATGACTAAAAATGGTCTAAAAGAAGTTTTAAGAGAATATTTTGGTGTAACTCCAGTAAGAATTAATTCTTTAAAAATGGATGGAAAAGTAAAGCGTTTTAGAGGTCGTGAAGGTCAAAGAAATAGCTTTAAAAAATTCTATGTTAAGCTACCAGAAGGTGTGAGCTTAGAAAGTTCGGAGGCATAA
- the rplN gene encoding 50S ribosomal protein L14 has protein sequence MIQSFTRLAVADNSGAKELMCIKVLGGSKRRYATVGDVIVASVKKALPNGKVKKGQVVKAVIVRTKKEIHRDNGSLIRFDENAAVILDAKREPIGTRIFGPVGREVRYGGFMKIVSLAPEVL, from the coding sequence ATGATTCAAAGTTTTACTAGGCTTGCAGTTGCTGATAATAGCGGTGCAAAAGAATTAATGTGTATTAAGGTTTTAGGTGGTAGTAAAAGAAGATACGCTACTGTTGGTGATGTAATCGTTGCATCTGTAAAAAAAGCTCTACCAAATGGTAAAGTTAAAAAAGGTCAAGTAGTAAAAGCAGTTATCGTTAGAACTAAAAAAGAAATTCATAGAGATAATGGTTCTTTAATTCGTTTTGATGAAAATGCGGCAGTTATTCTTGATGCTAAAAGAGAGCCTATCGGAACGCGTATTTTTGGACCAGTAGGTCGTGAAGTAAGATATGGTGGCTTTATGAAAATTGTTTCACTAGCACCGGAGGTGTTGTAA
- the rplC gene encoding 50S ribosomal protein L3 yields the protein MEYIVEKIGMSRTISTPSIPVTLLKLVQTKVCEVENGKALVAYVKGKANNKCIAGQQKKYNLSAEYNRFASLEVANTEAGDIDLNPLKEASILKVSFNSKGRGYSGVVKRHGFAGGPASHGSRFHRRHGSIGNREWPGRVQPGMKMAGHYGNVKVTVKNEVVSFDEENGILVVKGAVPGFNGAMGKIRIAK from the coding sequence ATGGAATACATTGTAGAAAAAATTGGTATGAGTAGAACAATCAGCACGCCAAGCATTCCTGTAACCTTACTTAAACTTGTTCAAACTAAAGTATGTGAAGTAGAAAATGGAAAAGCTTTGGTTGCTTATGTAAAAGGCAAAGCAAATAATAAATGCATTGCAGGTCAGCAAAAAAAATACAATCTTTCAGCTGAATATAATAGATTTGCTTCTTTAGAAGTAGCAAACACAGAAGCAGGCGATATTGATCTTAATCCTTTAAAAGAAGCTTCTATTTTAAAAGTAAGCTTTAATTCTAAAGGTAGAGGTTATAGTGGGGTTGTTAAAAGACATGGATTTGCCGGAGGTCCTGCAAGTCACGGTTCAAGATTCCACAGACGTCACGGTTCAATCGGTAACCGCGAATGGCCAGGTCGTGTTCAACCAGGTATGAAAATGGCAGGTCATTATGGTAATGTAAAAGTTACTGTTAAAAATGAAGTAGTTTCATTTGATGAAGAAAATGGCATCTTAGTAGTAAAAGGTGCGGTACCAGGATTTAATGGTGCTATGGGTAAAATAAGGATTGCAAAATGA
- the rpsJ gene encoding 30S ribosomal protein S10, with the protein MERIRLKLKAYDHRVLDRTVAAIVEAVKRTGADIRGPVPMPTKIKRYTVLKSPHINKDSREQFEMRIHARMLDIVAATPDTVDSLTKLDLAPEVNVEVRAMGK; encoded by the coding sequence ATGGAAAGAATCAGGCTTAAGCTAAAAGCTTATGACCACAGAGTTCTAGATCGCACAGTTGCAGCAATTGTAGAAGCTGTTAAAAGAACAGGTGCTGACATCAGAGGTCCAGTGCCAATGCCTACAAAAATCAAAAGATACACAGTTTTGAAATCTCCACACATCAACAAAGATTCACGCGAACAATTTGAGATGAGAATTCATGCTCGTATGCTTGATATTGTAGCAGCTACTCCAGATACAGTAGATTCACTCACTAAGCTTGACTTGGCTCCAGAGGTCAATGTTGAAGTAAGAGCTATGGGTAAATAA
- a CDS encoding type Z 30S ribosomal protein S14, translating into MAKKSMIAKAARKPKFSVRGYTRCQICGRPHSVYRDFGICRVCLRKMANEGLIPGLKKASW; encoded by the coding sequence ATGGCTAAAAAATCAATGATTGCAAAAGCTGCCCGCAAACCTAAATTTAGCGTTAGAGGGTATACTAGATGCCAAATTTGTGGAAGACCACATTCAGTTTATAGAGATTTTGGAATTTGTAGAGTTTGCTTAAGAAAAATGGCAAATGAAGGTTTAATTCCTGGTCTTAAAAAAGCAAGTTGGTAA
- the rplR gene encoding 50S ribosomal protein L18 — MRANVLKRKISLRIKRKKRIRAKISGTQALPRVSVFKSNRTLYIQAIDDVKAVTLAAVDGRKIGVKANKEGAKKIAAEFAKVLKAKNIEEAVFDRNGYLYHGVIAALAEALRENGIKL, encoded by the coding sequence ATGAGAGCAAATGTATTAAAAAGAAAAATATCTTTAAGAATTAAAAGAAAAAAAAGAATTAGAGCAAAAATTTCAGGAACACAAGCTCTTCCAAGAGTTTCTGTTTTCAAATCAAACAGAACTTTATATATCCAAGCTATCGATGATGTTAAAGCAGTAACTTTAGCAGCAGTAGATGGAAGAAAAATTGGTGTTAAAGCAAATAAAGAAGGTGCTAAAAAAATAGCAGCTGAATTTGCAAAAGTTTTAAAAGCTAAAAACATAGAAGAAGCAGTGTTTGATAGAAATGGTTATTTATACCATGGTGTGATTGCAGCATTAGCTGAGGCACTAAGAGAAAACGGAATCAAACTATAA
- the rplX gene encoding 50S ribosomal protein L24, giving the protein MKLKIKKNDMVKVIAGDDKGKTGKVLAVFPKTNKVIVEGCKIAKKAVKPSDKNPNGGFINKEMPMDISNVAKAGE; this is encoded by the coding sequence ATGAAATTAAAAATTAAAAAGAATGATATGGTAAAAGTTATCGCAGGCGATGACAAAGGTAAAACAGGTAAAGTTTTAGCAGTATTTCCTAAAACAAATAAAGTAATTGTTGAGGGTTGTAAAATCGCTAAAAAAGCTGTTAAGCCAAGTGATAAAAATCCAAACGGCGGTTTTATCAATAAAGAAATGCCAATGGATATTTCAAATGTAGCAAAGGCAGGAGAATAA
- the rpsS gene encoding 30S ribosomal protein S19, which yields MARSLKKGPFVDDHVMKKVIAAKKANDGKPIKTWSRRSTIIPDMIGLTFNVHNGKSFIPVYVTENHIGYKLGEFAPTRTFKGHKGSVQKKIGK from the coding sequence ATGGCTAGGTCACTAAAAAAAGGTCCTTTTGTTGATGACCATGTAATGAAAAAAGTCATCGCTGCTAAAAAAGCTAACGATGGTAAGCCAATTAAAACTTGGTCAAGACGCAGCACTATTATACCTGATATGATAGGTTTAACTTTTAATGTTCATAATGGAAAAAGCTTTATCCCAGTATATGTTACTGAAAATCATATCGGTTACAAATTAGGTGAATTTGCACCTACTAGAACATTCAAGGGTCACAAAGGCTCTGTTCAGAAAAAAATAGGTAAGTAA
- the rpsH gene encoding 30S ribosomal protein S8, producing the protein MINDLISDSLTRIRNAGMRRLETTQLLHSKVIEALLGIFQAKGYIESFNVIEEDKKKFINVVLKYDEKGKSVINEVKRISKPGRRVYKGKDEIKRFKNGYGTIVVSTSKGVLANDEAYKAGVGGEVLCTIW; encoded by the coding sequence ATGATAAATGATTTAATTTCAGATTCACTAACAAGAATTAGAAATGCAGGGATGAGAAGATTAGAAACCACTCAACTTTTGCATTCTAAAGTTATCGAAGCTTTACTTGGAATTTTCCAAGCTAAAGGCTATATTGAAAGCTTTAATGTTATTGAAGAGGATAAAAAGAAATTCATCAATGTAGTTTTAAAATACGATGAAAAAGGCAAAAGCGTAATTAACGAAGTTAAGCGCATTTCTAAACCTGGTCGTCGTGTTTATAAAGGCAAAGATGAGATCAAAAGATTTAAAAACGGTTATGGTACTATTGTAGTAAGCACTTCAAAAGGTGTTTTAGCTAACGACGAAGCTTATAAAGCAGGCGTTGGCGGCGAAGTTTTATGTACTATTTGGTAA
- the rplV gene encoding 50S ribosomal protein L22, producing MSRALIKFIRLSPTKARLIAREVQGMNAELALASLKFMPNKGAKFIANAISSAVANGGFEANEVVVSSCRVDAGAVLKRFRPRARGSASRIRKPTSHILVEVSKVEANAEKTTKAKKASVKKES from the coding sequence ATGAGTAGAGCGTTAATTAAATTCATAAGATTATCTCCAACTAAAGCGAGATTGATTGCTAGAGAAGTTCAAGGTATGAATGCAGAGCTTGCATTAGCTAGTTTGAAATTTATGCCAAATAAAGGTGCTAAATTTATAGCAAATGCTATTTCAAGTGCTGTAGCAAATGGCGGATTTGAAGCAAATGAAGTTGTTGTTTCAAGTTGTCGTGTTGATGCTGGTGCGGTTTTAAAAAGATTTAGACCAAGAGCTAGAGGAAGTGCTAGTCGTATTAGAAAGCCAACTTCACACATTTTGGTAGAAGTTAGTAAAGTAGAAGCAAATGCTGAAAAAACTACAAAAGCTAAAAAAGCATCAGTGAAAAAGGAAAGCTAA
- the rplP gene encoding 50S ribosomal protein L16 gives MLMPKRTKYRKMMKGRNRGYANRGTEFTFGDFALKATEAGRINSRQIEAARIALTRFVKRQGKTWIRVFPDKPLTKKPLETRMGKGKGAVEEWVMNIKPGRIIYEMAGVNEEMARQALTLAMHKLPFKTKFVTRESQNEIY, from the coding sequence ATGTTAATGCCAAAAAGAACAAAATATCGTAAAATGATGAAAGGGCGTAACAGAGGTTATGCCAACAGAGGGACTGAATTTACTTTTGGTGATTTTGCCCTAAAAGCAACTGAAGCTGGCCGTATCAATTCACGTCAAATCGAAGCAGCTCGTATTGCTTTAACTCGTTTTGTAAAAAGACAAGGTAAAACTTGGATTAGAGTTTTCCCAGATAAACCTCTAACTAAAAAACCTTTAGAAACTCGTATGGGTAAAGGTAAAGGTGCAGTTGAGGAATGGGTAATGAACATTAAACCAGGTCGTATCATTTATGAAATGGCAGGGGTTAATGAAGAAATGGCAAGACAAGCTTTAACTTTAGCGATGCACAAATTGCCATTTAAAACTAAGTTTGTTACAAGAGAGAGCCAAAATGAAATATACTGA
- the rpsQ gene encoding 30S ribosomal protein S17, which translates to MAFKREIQGVVVQIAGDKTATILVERKVVHPKYRKIVKRFKKYLIHDERNELKVGNTVVAIECRPLSKRKSFRLKTIVSAGVE; encoded by the coding sequence ATGGCATTTAAAAGAGAAATTCAAGGCGTTGTTGTTCAAATTGCTGGAGATAAAACAGCAACAATTTTGGTTGAAAGAAAAGTGGTTCACCCAAAATACAGAAAAATCGTAAAACGCTTTAAAAAATATTTAATTCATGATGAAAGAAATGAGCTTAAAGTGGGAAATACTGTAGTTGCTATTGAATGTAGACCACTTTCTAAGAGAAAATCATTTCGCTTAAAAACTATAGTATCAGCAGGAGTTGAGTAA
- the rpsE gene encoding 30S ribosomal protein S5 encodes MEKYNREEFEEVIVDIGRVTKVVKGGRRFRFTALVIVGNRKGLVGVGYGKAKEVPDAIRKAVDDAFKNIVEVKTKGSTIPHDVEVKYNASRILLKPASEGTGVIAGGSTRPIVELAGIKDILTKSLGSNNSANVVRATIKALTMLKG; translated from the coding sequence ATGGAAAAATATAATAGAGAAGAATTTGAAGAAGTAATCGTCGATATCGGCAGGGTTACTAAGGTTGTTAAAGGTGGTAGAAGATTTAGATTTACTGCTTTAGTTATCGTTGGAAATAGAAAAGGTTTAGTTGGTGTGGGCTATGGAAAAGCTAAAGAAGTTCCAGATGCTATCAGAAAAGCAGTTGATGATGCTTTTAAAAACATTGTTGAAGTTAAAACAAAAGGTTCAACTATCCCTCATGATGTAGAAGTAAAATACAACGCAAGTAGAATTTTACTTAAACCAGCAAGCGAAGGTACAGGGGTTATTGCAGGTGGTTCAACACGTCCTATCGTGGAACTTGCAGGTATTAAAGACATTTTAACTAAGTCTTTAGGTTCAAATAATTCAGCAAATGTTGTGCGTGCTACTATCAAAGCACTTACAATGCTTAAAGGATAA
- the rplO gene encoding 50S ribosomal protein L15, protein MNLTKAPGSTHKTKRIGRGQGSGMGKTSTKGGKGQTARKGYNEKRGFEGGQQPLQRRLPKVGFTSKFEKPYVINVEKITAIKELSEITFETINSIHKLSKNVNKVKLIGASAKDLASKIKDEKITFSGQK, encoded by the coding sequence ATGAATTTAACAAAAGCACCAGGTTCAACACATAAAACCAAAAGAATAGGCCGTGGTCAAGGTAGTGGTATGGGTAAAACTTCTACTAAAGGTGGAAAAGGCCAAACTGCTAGAAAAGGTTATAACGAAAAAAGAGGTTTTGAAGGGGGTCAACAACCACTTCAAAGACGCTTACCAAAAGTAGGCTTTACTTCTAAATTTGAAAAACCTTATGTGATTAATGTTGAAAAAATCACAGCAATCAAAGAGCTTAGCGAAATTACATTCGAAACAATCAATAGCATTCATAAGCTTTCAAAAAATGTAAATAAAGTTAAGCTTATTGGGGCAAGCGCTAAAGATCTTGCTAGTAAAATTAAAGACGAGAAGATTACTTTTAGCGGACAAAAATAA
- the rplE gene encoding 50S ribosomal protein L5, producing MMRLKEKYDQNIKPALVKEFDIKNPMLIPFIEKVVISVGAGELAKDQKVLQNVADTISLIAGQKAVITKAKKSVAGFKVREGFPVGVMVTLRKDNMYAFLDKLITIALPRVKDFRGLPRDGFDGRGNYNFGLDEQLMFPEVEYDKILRTHGMNISIVTTAKSDKEAQKLLELFGVPFAKGK from the coding sequence ATGATGAGATTGAAAGAAAAATATGATCAAAATATCAAACCTGCTTTAGTAAAAGAATTTGATATCAAAAATCCTATGCTTATTCCTTTTATTGAAAAAGTTGTAATCAGTGTAGGTGCTGGGGAATTAGCAAAAGATCAAAAAGTATTACAAAATGTTGCAGATACTATTTCATTGATCGCTGGACAAAAAGCAGTTATCACAAAAGCTAAAAAATCAGTTGCTGGTTTTAAAGTGAGAGAAGGCTTCCCAGTAGGTGTAATGGTAACATTAAGAAAAGACAATATGTATGCTTTCTTAGATAAGCTTATTACTATAGCTCTTCCTCGTGTTAAAGACTTTAGAGGTCTTCCAAGAGATGGTTTTGATGGAAGAGGAAACTATAACTTTGGTTTAGATGAGCAGTTAATGTTCCCAGAAGTTGAATATGATAAAATCTTAAGAACTCATGGTATGAACATTTCTATCGTTACAACAGCAAAATCAGATAAAGAGGCACAAAAATTATTAGAATTATTTGGTGTGCCATTTGCAAAAGGAAAGTAA
- the rplD gene encoding 50S ribosomal protein L4: MSKVTVLNDKFEKASELDLPAKYAEVNPHNLYLYVKSYLASLRANTAHTKGRSDVSGGGKKPWRQKGRGGARAGSTRTNVWVGGAVAFGPTNNRNYFQKVNKKQKRLALERALADKAQNNALFSVDSLSIESGKTKDANAVIKKLGLKDALIVKDLLDEKTLLAFRNLANCYVVDISEVNAYLVSVFNAVIIEKAALESIVKEG, translated from the coding sequence ATGAGTAAAGTAACTGTTTTAAATGATAAATTTGAAAAAGCTAGTGAACTCGATCTTCCAGCAAAATATGCAGAAGTTAATCCTCACAACCTTTATTTATATGTAAAATCTTATCTTGCTAGCCTTAGAGCAAACACAGCTCATACTAAAGGTAGAAGCGATGTAAGCGGTGGTGGTAAAAAACCATGGAGACAAAAAGGTCGTGGTGGTGCAAGAGCAGGTTCAACAAGAACGAATGTTTGGGTTGGTGGTGCTGTAGCATTTGGTCCTACAAACAATCGTAACTATTTCCAAAAAGTTAATAAAAAACAAAAACGCTTAGCGCTTGAAAGAGCATTGGCTGATAAAGCACAAAACAATGCATTATTCTCAGTAGATAGTTTAAGCATTGAAAGCGGTAAAACAAAAGATGCAAATGCAGTTATTAAAAAGCTTGGTTTAAAAGATGCTTTAATTGTAAAAGATTTACTAGATGAAAAAACACTTCTTGCTTTTAGAAACTTAGCAAATTGCTATGTAGTTGATATTAGCGAAGTAAATGCTTATTTAGTATCTGTATTTAATGCTGTTATCATTGAAAAAGCAGCGCTTGAATCTATCGTAAAAGAGGGTTAA
- the rpsC gene encoding 30S ribosomal protein S3 has translation MGQKVNPIGLRLGINRNWESRWFPTKANLAENIGEDYKIRTFLKRKLYYAGISQILVERTAKKLRVTVVAARPGIIIGKKGSDVDILRKELQDLIKKEVNINIKEERKAGASAQLAAESVATQLEKRIAFRRAMKKVIQGAQKAGAKGIKVSVSGRLGGAEMARTEWYLEGRVPLHTLRAKIDYGFAEAHTTYGNIGIKVWIFKGEVLQKGVQPEKTEENAPAKKTRRARRGK, from the coding sequence ATGGGACAAAAAGTAAATCCGATTGGTTTAAGACTAGGAATTAATAGAAATTGGGAATCAAGATGGTTTCCTACAAAAGCTAATTTAGCAGAAAATATTGGTGAAGATTATAAAATCAGAACTTTCTTAAAAAGAAAACTTTATTATGCAGGAATTAGCCAAATTCTTGTAGAAAGAACAGCGAAAAAATTAAGAGTAACTGTTGTAGCTGCAAGACCAGGGATTATTATTGGTAAAAAAGGTAGTGATGTTGATATTTTAAGAAAAGAACTTCAAGATTTAATCAAAAAAGAAGTTAATATCAATATCAAAGAAGAAAGAAAAGCAGGTGCTTCAGCTCAGCTTGCAGCTGAAAGTGTTGCTACTCAACTTGAAAAAAGAATTGCTTTTAGAAGAGCAATGAAAAAAGTAATTCAAGGAGCGCAAAAAGCAGGTGCTAAAGGGATTAAAGTTTCAGTTTCAGGCCGTTTAGGTGGTGCTGAAATGGCAAGAACTGAATGGTACTTAGAAGGTCGTGTTCCACTTCATACTTTAAGAGCAAAAATCGATTATGGTTTTGCAGAAGCACATACTACTTATGGAAACATAGGTATTAAAGTATGGATCTTCAAAGGTGAAGTTTTACAAAAGGGTGTTCAACCTGAAAAAACCGAAGAAAACGCTCCAGCTAAAAAAACTAGAAGAGCAAGAAGAGGTAAATAA
- the rplF gene encoding 50S ribosomal protein L6, with protein sequence MSRIGKQPVAIPSGVEVKLEGNLLKFKKGNLAKELDTKANVNVEIKEGQILFSPKGEDRQSRAYWGTYRALAQNIIIGLTDGFSKTLEINGVGYKAALKGKVLELALGFSHPINYAIPEGIEITVDKNNVIIKGSDKQVVGQVAAQIREFRPPEPYKGKGVKYSDERIIRKAGKTSKK encoded by the coding sequence ATGTCTCGTATAGGTAAACAACCAGTTGCTATTCCAAGTGGAGTAGAAGTAAAATTAGAAGGTAACTTGCTAAAATTCAAAAAAGGAAATTTAGCAAAAGAGCTTGATACAAAAGCAAATGTTAATGTTGAGATTAAAGAAGGACAAATTCTTTTCTCTCCTAAAGGTGAAGATAGACAAAGTAGAGCTTATTGGGGAACTTATAGAGCTTTAGCTCAAAACATCATCATCGGTTTAACTGATGGTTTTAGCAAAACTTTAGAAATCAACGGTGTTGGTTATAAAGCTGCGTTAAAAGGTAAAGTTCTTGAACTTGCTTTAGGTTTTTCTCATCCTATCAACTATGCTATTCCAGAAGGCATAGAAATTACTGTTGATAAAAACAATGTTATTATCAAAGGTAGTGATAAACAAGTGGTAGGTCAAGTTGCTGCTCAAATTCGTGAATTTAGACCACCTGAGCCTTACAAAGGAAAAGGTGTTAAATATTCAGATGAGCGTATTATCCGCAAAGCTGGTAAGACATCTAAGAAGTAA
- the rpmC gene encoding 50S ribosomal protein L29, with protein MKYTEIKDKTAGELATMLKEKKVLLFTLRQKLKTMQLTNPKEISEVKKDIARINTAISALK; from the coding sequence ATGAAATATACTGAGATTAAAGATAAAACAGCAGGTGAGCTTGCAACAATGCTAAAAGAAAAAAAGGTGCTTTTATTTACTTTAAGACAAAAGCTAAAAACAATGCAGCTAACTAATCCTAAAGAGATTAGCGAAGTTAAAAAAGACATCGCTAGAATCAATACTGCAATTAGCGCTTTAAAATAA
- the secY gene encoding preprotein translocase subunit SecY, producing MNKTLTNKILITLAFLFAYRILAYVPVPGVNVSVIKEFFDSNASNALGLFNMFSGGAAERLSIISLGIMPYITASIIMELLAATFPNIGKMKKERDGMQKYMQIIRYATIAITLIQSIGVSIGLQSLHGKAGQSAIMIDMNTFIALSAVSMLAGTMLLMWIGEQITQRGIGNGISLIIFGGIVSTIPGAISGTVNLVNTGEMNFLTIIAILVVILLTIWAIIVVELGERRIPISYSRKVIMQNQNKRIMNYIPIKINLSGVIPPIFASAILMFPSTILQTSTNEYVLKIYDFLNPNGFFFHFLTFLLVIFFAYFYASIVFNAKDIAENLKRQGGFIPGIRPGEGTANYLNEVASRLTLSGSIYLGLVATLPWLIVKLFGVPFYFGGTSVLIVVQVALDTMRKIEAQIYMNKYQTLSAVGL from the coding sequence ATGAATAAAACATTGACAAATAAAATTCTCATAACATTAGCTTTTTTATTCGCTTATAGAATATTAGCTTATGTTCCAGTTCCGGGGGTTAATGTCAGTGTTATCAAGGAATTTTTTGATTCTAATGCATCTAATGCATTAGGCTTGTTTAATATGTTTAGTGGGGGTGCTGCTGAAAGACTTAGCATCATCTCTCTAGGCATTATGCCTTATATTACTGCTTCGATTATTATGGAGCTTTTAGCGGCAACTTTTCCTAACATAGGAAAAATGAAAAAAGAACGCGATGGTATGCAAAAATATATGCAAATTATCCGTTATGCTACTATAGCTATCACTTTGATACAAAGTATAGGCGTTTCTATAGGCTTACAAAGTCTTCATGGAAAAGCAGGTCAATCAGCTATTATGATTGATATGAATACTTTTATCGCACTTTCTGCTGTTTCTATGCTTGCAGGTACCATGCTTTTGATGTGGATAGGTGAGCAAATCACTCAACGTGGTATAGGAAATGGTATTTCTTTAATCATCTTTGGTGGTATTGTTTCTACAATTCCAGGTGCAATTAGTGGAACAGTAAATTTGGTAAATACAGGTGAGATGAATTTCTTGACTATCATTGCCATTTTAGTTGTAATTTTACTTACTATTTGGGCTATTATAGTAGTAGAGCTTGGAGAAAGAAGAATTCCTATTTCTTACTCAAGAAAAGTAATCATGCAAAATCAAAACAAACGCATTATGAACTATATACCTATTAAGATCAACTTAAGTGGTGTTATTCCTCCTATTTTTGCAAGCGCGATTTTGATGTTTCCAAGTACTATTTTGCAAACAAGTACAAATGAATATGTGTTAAAAATTTATGACTTTTTAAATCCAAACGGATTTTTCTTTCATTTTTTAACATTCTTACTTGTTATTTTCTTTGCGTATTTTTATGCATCAATTGTATTTAATGCAAAAGATATAGCTGAAAATCTTAAAAGACAAGGCGGTTTCATACCAGGTATTAGACCAGGTGAAGGAACTGCAAATTATCTTAATGAAGTAGCATCTAGACTTACATTATCAGGTTCTATTTATTTAGGACTTGTAGCTACGTTACCATGGCTTATTGTGAAGTTGTTTGGTGTACCTTTTTATTTTGGTGGGACTTCTGTTTTGATTGTAGTTCAAGTAGCGCTTGATACGATGAGGAAAATTGAAGCTCAAATTTATATGAATAAATACCAAACTTTAAGTGCAGTAGGCTTATAA